Genomic window (Zingiber officinale cultivar Zhangliang chromosome 2B, Zo_v1.1, whole genome shotgun sequence):
tgtgaagctatgataaacatgcatataaaacgaggaagaggaagaccaaaaaagacttggttagcaacaataaaacaagataaaatttatttaaatatagatgatgatataataggagatagagctcaatggctgtaaaaggattcatacagccgaccccacctagtgggaaaaggcttggttgttgttgttgttgttgtattgtaATCTAGGAAGATGCACTTGATAGATCATAGAGATAACTTATCCTAGCCAGAGTACACTAGGTGGACTTACTAGGTGGACAAAGTAAGTGCATCTAAAAATTCATGGTGATAGATAGAGTATACATCACACCCTTGAGAAAGAAAATAGTGACACGAATCTGTAGAACGTGTTGGTGGTGTGATAGTAGAGAAAGAGATGTTACTAGAAATATGCTCATAGACACTTGAGTCTAGAACCGTCAAAGACAGCCTAGAGGTTTGAGATAGACAAACAATAGAGAGAGCTCCATGGGCATATTAGGTGATTAGTTGAGATGAAGCACTAGAGCCACAACTCCTTGACTTGAAGAATGATATTGGAATTAGAGCGTGCTGCATGTACAATGAGTCTTCTTCGATTTTACTGTTGAGCTCCTCAAGATTTTGACATAAAATGGTGAAGAAACAATGGGTTAGATCTGCTGCTGGTGTAATGGATCAGATCCACTACTAGCCTTGAATATTGGGGTTGAGCTCGGACAAAAGAGCTCTGGAATGGCTCAAAAATTGGTCGGACTTAGGGCAGAAGAGAAGCTGCAATAAGGGGTATGTGCAACATTTGTGCACACAAGTCTTTGGTTGAGGAAAGAGCTTCAATATAGAAGTGGTTGTTTGGAGGGAGGGTTGGACAGGACTGTTTGGAGGATGAAGCTCATTGTGCTCGTTGGATGCGCAGGAAGCACACACAATTTCTGATGCAGGCAGATTTTTTGGTCGGAATACTGACAGGGAGATGTGTCACATTTGAAGGCTCACATTGAGTCTGGAAGTTCACGGTTAGGGAGATATACAACCATTGGAGATGATGACGCGGACAAATCAAATAGAGGTTCACGCTAAGAAGAGGAACACTCAAACAACTGGGACAGGTCTAGCAATTTTGCTTGTTCTCAAGGGTTGGGTGGATTGTGAAGACCCAATGCTATGATCAGGAAGGGTTGGACTCTGATTTGAGAGGAGAGCAGGAGAGGAATCAAGAGAGAGGATCGATGTCAGTGATTAATCTGGCTGCAGTGGTATCGTGCAAACAGGAGCTTGGAAGAAGACGCCGGCAGAGGGTGTGATGAACAATGTCAGTGCACTAACAGACCGTGGAatgacacacacacacatatggCATAGTTGACTAACAAAGATGGCAGACGTCAGGGTGGGATAGCGGTCATGAGCCTGGCTTTGATACTATGTTAAGATTAAAGGGAATTATTTCTTGCCAGGACCCTACGGAGCTCCCACTCTACCTTTTATATATGTATTATAATGATTACTACAAATTTAATTGTTTACCTTTTTTGTGTGTTCCAATTTTATCAGATGTCTCTGAAGAGACACCTTTTATATGTGTGTTTATATGTAGTGGCTAAAAGTCCTTTATCTTTTGGGTAGCAGGCTTTTCTCTAGTGCCATGCTACCCTGCCTTTGCTGACCTTGTTCCTGAGTCATCTATCCAAGTTGAAACACTTGCTTGAATTATCACAAGTGAAGCTCGTCCTGTACATATATGACTTGATACATGCCTGACTGAGTCTGGAAATAATCTGGCCAAATTAGTTTCTTGTTGTACTGCATATTGTATCAGCTTTGGAAGATCTTTCAGCTTGAATTTGGCCTTTGGGATTCTCCAAACAGGTTCTGTTTGCTTCCCAGCAAAGTTGTGGATTGCATGGTATAATCATTCTTTGTATGGGTCCCTCTAGGTCTGGAGCTGCCCCAGCATCGATCCAGCAGCCCGTATGGCTTATAATGGCGCCGAGGTTGACAGTTGGTACTCGGGGCCAGCCACATCCCTAATAATTTTGTTATCATGAATTTATAACAAACCATTGTCATTGGTATTTGATTAAAGTTATACCTAAAATGCTTGcaagtttataaacaaaattcAATGGACAAGTAAATGTTGCTAAAGGGTTCAAAATGATGCTATCAATTAATTCCATGTAATTATACAatattttggttttaaaaaataaccATCTGACTAATCTTTCTTCATTTTTGAAACAGGCTCACAAAGATATGTTTTGACAAGTGTATCGAGAAAAGGTATGTCATGCCTCAGTCATTTAATCCACATTGCCcactttttgttttgtttattttttctctttacaAATTTTGTCTACTTCCAGTAATGTAATTATCATATTGTGCCTGTTATTTATGATTCTTACTGATGAATAAATGTTCACTCGATGAGTATTGTTTTATGCCACAAAATGGAAATATTTTTTCCCCTTCAATTGTTGTTATTCTGAGTAAGTAAATTGATGATATTTTGTCAGGTATAAGGAATCTGAGCTAAACATGGGTGAAAACAGTTGCATCGACCGCTGTGTTTCGAAATATTGGCAGGCAAGACACTAACGTTATCATCATTGAATATTTTGCAATGTTGTATACTTAAATAGCCTTGCTGCATATCATTCACTTTAATGAAAAGGAATAAGTACATCAAAATTAGTGGGTCTCCACGACCATAAGTAACATGAACCCATAATGAGGTCTGGGTTCGAatttcggcaaagccgaggtaaatacctcccttatgtgctagccactattccaaaggttagtagccgcccgtgatttacctcctctttGTTGGTcttgggacggattggcgggggtgctgggggcgagcgtattcgccttttgccacaatgaacCCACAACAGTTGTATGTCATTTTTTCTTGGCATCTGCTAATACAAACCAACCATTCCAAATCGAATCACATGGAGAAAAAAATTTGATAGATTATATTTGAAACTCTTCACAACGAAAATCACAAGTCCAACCAATCCTTAGTCTTACAATACTAGTGATGCAGTCTTTTTAACAGTTAGTTCACAAGATCAACTTTAAAACCGCAATCTTTCTAACAGTTCACAAGATCATAGCATAGTTGTTTTACTTGGGAAGAAAGGAACCCAAACTCTAGTTTTGTTGGTTTTGCCTAATGTTTCTGTGTAACTACAATTTCTCTGACGAATTTTATCGAGTTCATAACTGTTTCCATTATTCTAATTTCAGGCAACAAATTTAGTTGGGCAATTACTAGGTTCGAGCCGGCCTCCAATGTGAAGCATCTGATGCGATTGAGACCAAAATGCTATCTCACCCATTGGAAATATACTCAAATTTTTGTGTTGAAACATgattattttgtgagattttgCTTAACCTTTGGAGGCAATTCAAACATAATTATTCCCTCTTTCTTATCACTTAACATTATTCACAAATATGGCATCAAATAAAGTTTCAATGCCATTTGAGAGGCCAACTATTTTTTACTTTTGCTATTACACTGCCGTTTCTTGCTCGTGCCTTGTAGTTGAGATTGCATACGCTCAATCCACTTGTTAAGAGTAATGATTTGCTAATTGCAGGAGATTTACCTAATTGATCAAAGTGTTAAAACACCTGCCAGTGCTGTTACATTTATTTCAATTATGTTTTTTATAAAACTGTTATTTTTATCATAATTGTCTTAGAAGTAAATACAATATGAATCACCAACATTCATAAATCTAGCATAGTTACAAGTTCGATCAAGCGTTCAAGGAAGTACGATACGCCTCCTCTTGATTTCAATCCATGATTTCATATAGGTTAAACTTCCTTTCTGCTTAACCTCAACTTCCTTGAGCTCCAGTTTTCATGCATGGAAATTCTGCACTTTTGATAACATAACTCGAGTTCTTTCCCTTTGCCTGTTGTGCATTCAAATAACTTGTCAAGATTTTCTTCATGACTGACCCGCGATTGCGGGACATGCTGTTTAAGATGACAAACCTCTCTTCTCTTGCTGGACTAATCACTGCTGCAGGTGAGAAACTTGGTGTGGAGAAAGCAGTCAGACAAGCAGTGTCTAAACCAGGTACTGAGTGTCGAAACGAGGCTTGCTGGTGGTCGACAAAGCTGATCTTCGGACACTTACAGAGGTCGTCTACATATAGCAATTCATCGATTCGAGCAACGATATTGAACGCGAGGGTCTCCAATACTCTAGAGTAGCTTTCGAGGATGGATTTTCCGACATcctatttgtttttgttttcagatATGAGAAGACAAGAATCAGCATTCAGATATGTAATGGAATTGCAAGTCAGACAAACCTTGTTGAATTGGATCTTGCAGACATccaaattggtttgtgttagacTAGGGAACCTTTGCTTCAAGCACAGCAAGATCGTCTCGGCTCTATTGGCAAATACTCTACTTTTTTCAGTATCCATGGCCAGGCCCCTCACAATGCCCCAAGACGATCTGGCAGTGCCATTTCGGTGACTACTTATCGATCTTTGGCTACACCAAACATGAATTGAGTCTTCGACGCGGTTTGCAATTTGGAGAGCTTGGTGTTCGGAGGACAAATCGAGACAATCCAGAAGGCACTCAGGTGAGAATTGTTCAGAAGTAATATAACTGTACACCGTCTCACCCATGCTTGCTCTTAGATTCTGTAATCCAGGGTGATTGTATGATCATTCGATTGATCGAACGAAATGCCGTCGATTGCATTGGAAAGATCAAGGGAAAGAAAACACACCTTTGGAAGTGAATCAAAGTAAGAGTCAGGAACTTCCATTTCTGCCAAAGTAGTGCTATTGATTGCAACTGAAGCCTTCAAAATCTGATTTGCACAGCCTCTTTGGTGCTGCAACTGCTTTCTAGTGCTCTCCCGAAGTCCTTCGGCAGGAACTAGAGGAACGGGAAGCCACCATTTCTCATCCTGCTGGTTAATTCTTCTTCTGAAAGATGCCAAACTATCAGAATCTAATGCCAGTGTCCCTTGATCAACGTACCAAAATTCTGGATCACTGAAGCTGTCTAGAATTTCCTGCAAAGATCAATATCAGCAAGTGTATTTAAACCTGAAATGAACAAGTGCAAATTCACATCGTCTCACAAGAAGCATATTGTCCAATTTCCTGAGTGCTGGCAGATTGATGTACAAATCTGGCCTTGGTCTGCAACTCGTAGCCTCAAGCTTGCTTCCATCAGGAAACGTTTGCAAAGTCGGTTTGAATTCCACAATGTGATCGCTGACACAAAGTAGCCATTCCATCTCCCTTCGCCACAGGGACTTCTTTTCAGGAGGCAGAGGTTCCAATCTCCAGAGCTGGCCAAACACAGTAGCTGGTAGAAGCACAAGAACACAGAGATTGACCTTAATCTGTAATATGCCCCAAAATTTTCAAGGACTAGAACAATATAAATCACCACAGAGATTGGTGACTGCATTGGAGATGGCCAGCGCAGTGCAGACCCCTTTGCCACAGCCTGACATGTCTTCCCCCAGCAGCAACTTGGAGAGCCGCTCCTTCATCAACTCGATCTCTAAACAAATGCAACTGCAGGTTAAACAAAAGAAGCTCTTCAAATTTGCATAACTTGTAAAAATTCTTCACCTGAACCTCCACCTTTCATCGGCTTGCTCTCAAAGCTGGAACAGTTTGCACTGCGCTCATCTCCAGTCGAACAGCTGAACGCTTCGCCACATTTGCTCTCAGCGTCCTCCATTGAGGGACAATGCTGGATCAGGAGTGCAGAGGAAGGCGAGAAGGATTGTGGATCCTCGTTGCATCATTAAGGGTGCATGGTGGTTGGCGTTGGGGACTCTAAAGTGCTTCCTCTCGGGCCCTCTTCGCGTCCTGCTTGTCGACAGAAGGTGACAGTTTCTGCAATGATGGAGAAAAGCTGAGAAACGGGAGAGGACGTGTGTGGTGTGAGGGACTATCTCAGAGTCGGTTGATGGTGGTGGCCATGATTCCCAGAGATGGAAGCTACATGCAAATTGCAGAGGAAGGGGGTTAGGGGGGGACTGTCCATGGCTTTGCAAATATCTTAAAGATGCAATGTGGATTACTGCAAAAAGGTTTGGAGTTTTTTTTGAAAGGCTGTTCTAAAGCAACCAGTCTCTGCAGTGGAAATTGTTCCAACTtccattgattgattgattgccaGTCGCACAATTTATTTGTTCAACATAATATAATTGAGCGCCTCCGGTGCAGCGGACGCCACGTAGTCTCCTAAACATTCATATTTGATTCTCAGCTCACTGCTGTATATTTTTCTACAGTGAGATTTTCATAGGGTCTGGctaagaaaatataatttaattgagTAAAAATCGAAAAAACGTACCAGCTTATACATATATTAAAAGcatctctctctctttttaaatataaataaaaatacgaCTAATCAAATATTTTATGTCAAAAAAATACCTCGTATTATTGTCGTAACAACCTACGACTACTATAACTATATATAAAAGCAGTTATATAAAAGTTGCCCaggcttatgatatgatataatgataaaatatttatatatatatatatatatatatatatatatatatatatttcaatctttaattatgataaatttgaaagaaatttttttttaaatgagatgCGTAATTAAAGGATGTTAAAATTTTAGATCGTCCATCTTGAacacttctcgatttatcctgataattaatgaaaaaattaaagttatcaattttttataatatataaaagttACTACTAAATTTATTTAAGACTTAGAGTTtataatttatgatttttttagatTATAACAGTTATACATTGTAGTAGTTATCGATAATAGATAACTATTATATTTatagttaaattttaaatcttaaaattttaaattcttaattttaaactataaaatattattatattcaaattttctttaattaaaatcattcaaatcttataaaaattattttaaattaattaaaattattttaaaataatagtaGAAGATACTAAATAACAGTTAAAATAATATAATGATTATAGTAACTATAGGATAGTGTCTAAAGtagtttaattttaatggttACAGAAACGTTGAGAATAAATTATAGTAAACGATAAATACATTCATCCCAAATATCTcttctagtttatttctaaattatACGAAGAGTGATAAATTATAGGGTCAGTTTATAGTCGACTGCTAAGTTACTAAAAGAAGGAGTTTTTCCTAGAGGATATGTAATCGTTAGGAATTGATCCTCATCCTATTGTAACAAttttgtcatcctctaatcaactgAGCATCCCTATAAGGACAATAATATTGAGAATAAAGAATAATGTTATAGTAGTTACTCGAAAATTTCTACATATTATAACAACTATCAGTATCTACTATAACAATACTGAAATAAATAGTATTTGATTCGACGATGGAGGTGGGGCCCCCCGAGTCAGGTTAGAGTCCAGGAGGTCGACTGATATGACGATCAAAATCAAGGAAgggtcaatctttgaaaatagtgCAGTCAATCATAACGACCGATAGGTTATCCGACCGGACCATTGGGCCAGTCGGACATCGAGTCCCTCAATATTGAAGAATAACTCAAGACTAAATCAGCACTCTCTAGAGCCAAGACTCTTTTGCGACTTGAAGATAACACGATTAACTAGCTTGATCTAATAGTCCAGCCAATTGAAACTATAGTTTGATTGGATAGAATAGATGCTCGGTCCAATTGAACTCTTTGGCTAAATAGATAGGTTGGGTGAGGGACAAGTCGTCCCTGATAACACTCTATAAATCCGATCGCTTGGCCCTTACAAGTGATTGTCGATCGTATCACAAGAGGAATTCGGCCAGCTTTCCATTTAAGCATATTGTGGGCCCCTCAACTCAACGACCTCATATTCCTTTTTGACGTCTTGTGCTACGAAGGATAGAGAATATTCTGCATGCAAACTATACATTAGAAGCTTCATCTCTGCTAAATACAGAGATTGCAGGTTCATTTTAAGAAAGGTATCAGAGCATCTTTATGGTCTGTCCTTTTTTAGAAACGCTTTGAGATTCATGCATAGACAAACAGTAACACTATAATTCTATAAAAGGGAGTCTCCATCTATAGGCAGATGTGCACAATGCTACGTAATTTTACACACTCATAGCTACTGTTCATCCTACTATTCATCTATTCAACTCGatcactgacttgaacgtcggagggcctaCGTTAGgtaccccttccctggctcagtCACTACTCTCCTTTTGACAAGTAGGACCGCTCAGAGTTATTTTTTACTGAATCAGAGTCTTCAAGCAatcaacatcagagccaccttcCTAA
Coding sequences:
- the LOC122045317 gene encoding mitochondrial import inner membrane translocase subunit TIM10-like; this translates as MATNNVANNIGKEQILEIAKSEMEYRVELFNRLTKICFDKCIEKRYKESELNMGENSCIDRCVSKYWQATNLVGQLLGSSRPPM
- the LOC122045315 gene encoding rop guanine nucleotide exchange factor 7-like isoform X1, with protein sequence MEDAESKCGEAFSCSTGDERSANCSSFESKPMKGGGSEIELMKERLSKLLLGEDMSGCGKGVCTALAISNAVTNLCATVFGQLWRLEPLPPEKKSLWRREMEWLLCVSDHIVEFKPTLQTFPDGSKLEATSCRPRPDLYINLPALRKLDNMLLEILDSFSDPEFWYVDQGTLALDSDSLASFRRRINQQDEKWWLPVPLVPAEGLRESTRKQLQHQRGCANQILKASVAINSTTLAEMEVPDSYFDSLPKNLRASMGETVYSYITSEQFSPECLLDCLDLSSEHQALQIANRVEDSIHVWCSQRSISSHRNGTARSSWGIVRGLAMDTEKSRVFANRAETILLCLKQRFPSLTQTNLDVCKIQFNKDVGKSILESYSRVLETLAFNIVARIDELLYVDDLCKCPKISFVDHQQASFRHSVPGLDTACLTAFSTPSFSPAAVISPAREERFVILNSMSRNRGSVMKKILTSYLNAQQAKGKNSSYVIKSAEFPCMKTGAQGS
- the LOC122045315 gene encoding rop guanine nucleotide exchange factor 7-like isoform X2; its protein translation is MEDAESKCGEAFSCSTGDERSANCSSFESKPMKEIELMKERLSKLLLGEDMSGCGKGVCTALAISNAVTNLCATVFGQLWRLEPLPPEKKSLWRREMEWLLCVSDHIVEFKPTLQTFPDGSKLEATSCRPRPDLYINLPALRKLDNMLLEILDSFSDPEFWYVDQGTLALDSDSLASFRRRINQQDEKWWLPVPLVPAEGLRESTRKQLQHQRGCANQILKASVAINSTTLAEMEVPDSYFDSLPKNLRASMGETVYSYITSEQFSPECLLDCLDLSSEHQALQIANRVEDSIHVWCSQRSISSHRNGTARSSWGIVRGLAMDTEKSRVFANRAETILLCLKQRFPSLTQTNLDVCKIQFNKDVGKSILESYSRVLETLAFNIVARIDELLYVDDLCKCPKISFVDHQQASFRHSVPGLDTACLTAFSTPSFSPAAVISPAREERFVILNSMSRNRGSVMKKILTSYLNAQQAKGKNSSYVIKSAEFPCMKTGAQGS
- the LOC122045315 gene encoding rop guanine nucleotide exchange factor 7-like isoform X3 — translated: MEDAESKCGEAFSCSTGDERSANCSSFESKPMKGGGSEIELMKERLSKLLLGEDMSGCGKGVCTALAISNAVTNLCATVFGQLWRLEPLPPEKKSLWRREMEWLLCVSDHIVEFKPTLQTFPDGSKLEATSCRPRPDLYINLPALRKLDNMLLEILDSFSDPEFWYVDQGTLALDSDSLASFRRRINQQDEKWWLPVPLVPAEGLRESTRKQLQHQRGCANQILKASVAINSTTLAEMEVPDSYFDSLPKNLRASMGETVYSYITSEQFSPECLLDCLDLSSEHQALQIANRVEDSIHVWCSQRSISSHRNGTARSSWGIVRGLAMDTEKSRVFANRAETILLCLKQRFPSLTQTNLDVCKIQFNKDVGKSILESYSRVLETLAFNIVARIDELLYVDDLCKCPKISFVDHQQASFRHSVPGLDTACLTAFSTPSFSPAAVISPAREERQRERTRVMLSKVQNFHA